A DNA window from Ostrea edulis chromosome 5, xbOstEdul1.1, whole genome shotgun sequence contains the following coding sequences:
- the LOC125650149 gene encoding galaxin-like translates to MNNQDKTRFCDDRHINKLFSSNNHVCCGGILHPRNVNGSVQECCNNEIYNKRLDLCCNGVHHSSYNIDQHGCCGSKVYNFTDEMCCGSQIHRLNSTRLCCGNETFDARLQWCSSDLGTMAMHENKCGEMKYDIRKNMCCNKKLIPRKQNDARCCGSSAFNHSSHYCLREKILRKGFLWCQHHGEYNPIIHDCCEGKLFRRNGSAWRCCGSKMINYDEYNCCAGNRYNNRNEQCCGGNVAKLEDTCCAGETIDPKTQVCCQKTLFTNEVVIQKEKPYHNKCCPSINGGKSYDSVNYACSWENRIVSRKNKRNICGRKIYNPGNDLCCNSKVFKNAARRNMACCLPSASVYNPRTHVCCFGVRRKGYSCTKTLYRPRCPRKCGNKKTTLKNYCKSSRGKFNQTSRQFRNIRKPMRSIGRGRSCQCLYRKRTRTANSSCRFKESRCVSYKGLIGILVTRKSGKYILMYYRKKGRRLINDFCDSTL, encoded by the exons ATGAACAACCAGGACAAAACTAGGTTCTGCGACGATAGAC atataaataaGCTCTTCAGCTCCAATAACCACGTCTGCTGTGGGGGTATTTTGCATCCCAGAAATGTTAATGGTTCAGTTCAGGAGTGCTGCAATAACGAAATCTACAACAAACGACTAGATCTATGTTGCAATGGGGTTCATCATTCCAGCTATAACATAG ATCAACACGGATGCTGTGGTTCAAAAGTTTATAATTTCACAGATGAGATGTGCTGTGGTTCACAAATTCACAGACTGAATTCTACAAGACTTTGCTGTGGCAACGAAACATTTGACGCTCGTCTTCAATGGTGCTCTTCAGACCTGGGTACCATGGCTATGCACGAAAACAAATGTGGAGAAATGAAATACGACATTAGAAAGAACATGTGTTGcaacaaaaaattaattccTAGAAAGCAAAACGACGCACGTTGTTGTGGCTCTTCTGCATTCAATCATTCATCACATTACTGTTTGAGGGAGAAGATTCTACGTAAAGGATTTCTGTGGTGCCAACATC ATGGCGAATACAATCCTATAATACATGACTGTTGTGAAGGCAAGCTATTCAGAAGAAATGGATCTGCGTGGCGCTGTTGTGGTAGTAAAATGATTAACTATGACGAGTACAATTGCTGCGCTGGAAATCGTTACAACAATAGAAACGAACAATGTTGTGGAG GCAACGTTGCCAAGTTAGAGGATACTTGCTGTGCCGGCGAAACCATTGACCCGAAAACACAGGTGTGTTGTCAGAAAACTCTATTTACCAATGAAGTAGTAATTCAAAAGGAAAAACCATATCACAACAAATGCTGTCCATCTATAAATGGCGGGAAATCGTATGATTCTGTCAATTATGCCTGTAGTTGGGAGAACAGAATTGTTAGTAGAAAGAACAAACGTAACATTTGTGGCCGAAAAATATACAATCCTGGGAATGATCTATGCTGTAATTCAAAAGTGTTCAAAAATGCGGCAAGAAGAAATATGGCCTGTTGTTTGCCAAGCGCATCTGTTTATAATCCCAGAACAcatgtttgttgttttggtgtcaGGAGAAAGGGCTATAG TTGTACAAAGACACTTTATCGTCCAAGATGTCCAAGAAAGTGTGGCAATAAAAAGACTACATTGAAGAATTATTGCAAATCTTCACGAG GCAAGTTTAATCAAACTTCCCGACAGTTCAGGAATATAAGAAAGCCAATGCGATCTATAGGGCGGGGTAGATCATGCCAGTGTCTATACCGGAAGAGAACGAGGACAGCTAATTCATCTTGTAGATTCAAAGAAAGTCGTTGTGTGTCATACAAGGGTTTAATTGGGATATTAGTAACCCGAAAAAGTGGAAAATATATACTAATGTACTATAGAAAGAAAGGAAGAAGACTCATTAATGACTTTTGcgactcaactttatga